Proteins encoded together in one Equus asinus isolate D_3611 breed Donkey chromosome 12, EquAss-T2T_v2, whole genome shotgun sequence window:
- the LOC106841886 gene encoding sphingomyelin phosphodiesterase 5 isoform X3, with translation MQSPPDWPPKPGALRPSPFPHPVLDILHGLACALLFPAYWILDQLLGFWARATRRSGLRWLKAVAGVGASLLLLPLLLLVGLPLALPGFLLWLLLQVWRRPFCYQPPLECWTPPTPWRPPAEPARCFGFLSANLCLLPDGLARFSNLQHSQRRAEALGAVLLAGLRSSRYGATGCSSPGPEAPSGVLIAAVPAGLDFVCLQEVFDLRAARRLVNCLAPSLGPVLYDVGTFGLQPGPHLKLLGSGLLLASRYPLLRAAFWCFPHARREDALASKGLLSAQVQLGILDGRRVVGFLHCTHLHAPNGEPGSRDPRQVGRKSRLSLRGSGSQPSPAPPLPLSPFVLYPRLREPLGGPGWAHKSGPGGAGGGLRPRIQDAGWHPGLTHPCLTLSPPPEDGPLRCQQLTLLLDWAEQFEAESRQSDEAVAFSVLLGDLNFDNCSPDHAQEQKHQLFSRFQDPCRLGTRREQPWAVGTILNASTLCHSVACSPEMLRRALEQKEGRRRYLAGPPSGSHRAKPWKGRRVDYITYRGVPGGPLSPGSQTTWPWDFGSELRCLPKAGTIDRCDAGGKTDRTQSMSLAGRRGNRAT, from the exons ATGCAATCCCCGCCCGACTGGCCCCCGAAGCCCGGCGCCCTACGGCCCTCACCCTTCCCGCACCCTGTGCTGGACATCCTCCACGGCCTAGCCTGCGCGCTGCTCTTCCCAGCCTACTGGATCCTGGACCAGCTGCTGGGCTTCTGGGCGCGGGCGACGCGCCGGAGTGGCCTGAGGTGGCTGAAAGCAGTGGCGGGCGTCGGTGcgtctctgctgctgctgccgctgctgctgctcgTCGGCCTGCCCCTGGCACTGCCGGGCTTCTTGCTTTGGCTGCTGCTGCAGGTCTGGCGCCGCCCCTTCTGTTACCAGCCCCCTCTGGAGTGCTGGACGCCCCCCACGCCCTGGCGACCCCCAGCTGAGCCCGCGCGCTGCTTCGGCTTCCTCAGCGCCAACCTGTGTCTGCTCCCCGACGGGCTGGCGCGCTTCAGCAACTTGCAGCACAGCCAGCGGCGGGCCGAGGCCTTGGGCGCCGTGCTGCTCGCCGGTCTGCGTTCCTCGCGCTATGGGGCTACTGGCTGCAGCTCGCCAGGGCCAGAGGCGCCGTCTGGGGTGCTGATAGCCGCGGTGCCGGCGGGTCTGGACTTCGTGTGCCTACAGGAGGTGTTCGATCTGCGCGCGGCGCGCAGACTGGTAAACTGCCTGGCGCCCAGTCTGGGCCCGGTGCTGTACGACGTGGGCACGTTCGGCCTGCAGCCCGGGCCGCACCTCAAGCTGCTAGGCAGCGGGCTGCTGCTGGCCTCGCGCTACCCGCTGCTGCGCGCCGCCTTCTGGTGTTTCCCCCATGCGCGTCGCGAGGACGCGCTGGCCTCCAAGGGACTGCTTTCCGCACAG GTACAACTGGGCATCCTAGATGGGCGACGCGTCGTGGGCTTCCTGCATTGCACGCACTTGCATGCGCCGAATGGTGAGCCTGGCAGCCGGGACCCACGGCAGGTGGGCAGGAAGTCCCGCCTCTCTCTCCGCGGCAGCGGTTCCCAACCCTCGCCTGCACCTCCATTGCCCCTCTCCCCGTTTGTTCTGTACCCCAGGCTCCGCGAGCCCCTTGGAGGGCCTGGGTGGGCTCACAAATCAGGaccgggcggggccgggggagggCTGCGGCCACGTATCCAGGATGCGGGCTGGCACCCTGGGCTGACCCATCCTTGCCTCacgctctccccacccccagaggaTGGGCCCTTGCGCTGTCAACAGCTCACGCTGCTGCTAGACTGGGCCGAGCAGTTTGAGGCCGAGAGCCGTCAGAGCGACGAAGCCGTGGCCTTCAGCGTGCTGCTGGGGGACCTGAACTTCGACAACTGCTCACCAG ACCATGCGCAGGAGCAGAAGCACCAGCTCTTCAGCCGCTTCCAGGACCCCTGCCGGCTGGGCACGCGCCGGGAGCAGCCCTGGGCCGTGG GAACTATACTGAACGCCTCAACGCTCTGCCACTCGGTGGCCTGCTCCCCGGAGATGCTGAGGAG GGCCCTGGAGCAGAAGGAAGGGCGCCGTCGCTACCTGGCAGGCCCTCCCAGCGGAAGCCACCGGGCTAAGCCCTGGAAGGGACGGCGCGTGGACTACATCACGTATCGGGGAGTGCCCGGAGGCCCTCTGAgccca GGCTCACAGACCACCTGGCCGTGGGACTTCGGCTCCGAGTTGCGATGTCTTCCTAAGGCAGGCACGATCGACAGGTGCGACGCCGGTGGAAAGACAGACAGGACGCAGAGCATGAGCCTGGCTGGTCGCCGCGGGAACAGGGCGACTTAA
- the LOC106841886 gene encoding sphingomyelin phosphodiesterase 5 isoform X1, which produces MQSPPDWPPKPGALRPSPFPHPVLDILHGLACALLFPAYWILDQLLGFWARATRRSGLRWLKAVAGVGASLLLLPLLLLVGLPLALPGFLLWLLLQVWRRPFCYQPPLECWTPPTPWRPPAEPARCFGFLSANLCLLPDGLARFSNLQHSQRRAEALGAVLLAGLRSSRYGATGCSSPGPEAPSGVLIAAVPAGLDFVCLQEVFDLRAARRLVNCLAPSLGPVLYDVGTFGLQPGPHLKLLGSGLLLASRYPLLRAAFWCFPHARREDALASKGLLSAQVQLGILDGRRVVGFLHCTHLHAPNGEPGSRDPRQVGRKSRLSLRGSGSQPSPAPPLPLSPFVLYPRLREPLGGPGWAHKSGPGGAGGGLRPRIQDAGWHPGLTHPCLTLSPPPEDGPLRCQQLTLLLDWAEQFEAESRQSDEAVAFSVLLGDLNFDNCSPGKRRLRQIVAARPGPAHPAPVSLPRPCAGAEAPALQPLPGPLPAGHAPGAALGRGNYTERLNALPLGGLLPGDAEEPLLRALEQKEGRRRYLAGPPSGSHRAKPWKGRRVDYITYRGVPGGPLSPGSQTTWPWDFGSELRCLPKAGTIDRCDAGGKTDRTQSMSLAGRRGNRAT; this is translated from the exons ATGCAATCCCCGCCCGACTGGCCCCCGAAGCCCGGCGCCCTACGGCCCTCACCCTTCCCGCACCCTGTGCTGGACATCCTCCACGGCCTAGCCTGCGCGCTGCTCTTCCCAGCCTACTGGATCCTGGACCAGCTGCTGGGCTTCTGGGCGCGGGCGACGCGCCGGAGTGGCCTGAGGTGGCTGAAAGCAGTGGCGGGCGTCGGTGcgtctctgctgctgctgccgctgctgctgctcgTCGGCCTGCCCCTGGCACTGCCGGGCTTCTTGCTTTGGCTGCTGCTGCAGGTCTGGCGCCGCCCCTTCTGTTACCAGCCCCCTCTGGAGTGCTGGACGCCCCCCACGCCCTGGCGACCCCCAGCTGAGCCCGCGCGCTGCTTCGGCTTCCTCAGCGCCAACCTGTGTCTGCTCCCCGACGGGCTGGCGCGCTTCAGCAACTTGCAGCACAGCCAGCGGCGGGCCGAGGCCTTGGGCGCCGTGCTGCTCGCCGGTCTGCGTTCCTCGCGCTATGGGGCTACTGGCTGCAGCTCGCCAGGGCCAGAGGCGCCGTCTGGGGTGCTGATAGCCGCGGTGCCGGCGGGTCTGGACTTCGTGTGCCTACAGGAGGTGTTCGATCTGCGCGCGGCGCGCAGACTGGTAAACTGCCTGGCGCCCAGTCTGGGCCCGGTGCTGTACGACGTGGGCACGTTCGGCCTGCAGCCCGGGCCGCACCTCAAGCTGCTAGGCAGCGGGCTGCTGCTGGCCTCGCGCTACCCGCTGCTGCGCGCCGCCTTCTGGTGTTTCCCCCATGCGCGTCGCGAGGACGCGCTGGCCTCCAAGGGACTGCTTTCCGCACAG GTACAACTGGGCATCCTAGATGGGCGACGCGTCGTGGGCTTCCTGCATTGCACGCACTTGCATGCGCCGAATGGTGAGCCTGGCAGCCGGGACCCACGGCAGGTGGGCAGGAAGTCCCGCCTCTCTCTCCGCGGCAGCGGTTCCCAACCCTCGCCTGCACCTCCATTGCCCCTCTCCCCGTTTGTTCTGTACCCCAGGCTCCGCGAGCCCCTTGGAGGGCCTGGGTGGGCTCACAAATCAGGaccgggcggggccgggggagggCTGCGGCCACGTATCCAGGATGCGGGCTGGCACCCTGGGCTGACCCATCCTTGCCTCacgctctccccacccccagaggaTGGGCCCTTGCGCTGTCAACAGCTCACGCTGCTGCTAGACTGGGCCGAGCAGTTTGAGGCCGAGAGCCGTCAGAGCGACGAAGCCGTGGCCTTCAGCGTGCTGCTGGGGGACCTGAACTTCGACAACTGCTCACCAGGTAAGCGGAGACTGCGGCAGATCGTGGCCGCGCGGCCTGGCCCCGCCCACCCAGCGCCGGTTTCCCTCCCCAGACCATGCGCAGGAGCAGAAGCACCAGCTCTTCAGCCGCTTCCAGGACCCCTGCCGGCTGGGCACGCGCCGGGAGCAGCCCTGGGCCGTGG GAACTATACTGAACGCCTCAACGCTCTGCCACTCGGTGGCCTGCTCCCCGGAGATGCTGAGGAG CCCCTCCTCAGGGCCCTGGAGCAGAAGGAAGGGCGCCGTCGCTACCTGGCAGGCCCTCCCAGCGGAAGCCACCGGGCTAAGCCCTGGAAGGGACGGCGCGTGGACTACATCACGTATCGGGGAGTGCCCGGAGGCCCTCTGAgccca GGCTCACAGACCACCTGGCCGTGGGACTTCGGCTCCGAGTTGCGATGTCTTCCTAAGGCAGGCACGATCGACAGGTGCGACGCCGGTGGAAAGACAGACAGGACGCAGAGCATGAGCCTGGCTGGTCGCCGCGGGAACAGGGCGACTTAA
- the LOC106841886 gene encoding sphingomyelin phosphodiesterase 5 isoform X8: MQSPPDWPPKPGALRPSPFPHPVLDILHGLACALLFPAYWILDQLLGFWARATRRSGLRWLKAVAGVGASLLLLPLLLLVGLPLALPGFLLWLLLQVWRRPFCYQPPLECWTPPTPWRPPAEPARCFGFLSANLCLLPDGLARFSNLQHSQRRAEALGAVLLAGLRSSRYGATGCSSPGPEAPSGVLIAAVPAGLDFVCLQEVFDLRAARRLVNCLAPSLGPVLYDVGTFGLQPGPHLKLLGSGLLLASRYPLLRAAFWCFPHARREDALASKGLLSAQVQLGILDGRRVVGFLHCTHLHAPNEDGPLRCQQLTLLLDWAEQFEAESRQSDEAVAFSVLLGDLNFDNCSPDHAQEQKHQLFSRFQDPCRLGTRREQPWAVGTILNASTLCHSVACSPEMLRRALEQKEGRRRYLAGPPSGSHRAKPWKGRRVDYITYRGVPGGPLSPGSQTTWPWDFGSELRCLPKAGTIDRCDAGGKTDRTQSMSLAGRRGNRAT; this comes from the exons ATGCAATCCCCGCCCGACTGGCCCCCGAAGCCCGGCGCCCTACGGCCCTCACCCTTCCCGCACCCTGTGCTGGACATCCTCCACGGCCTAGCCTGCGCGCTGCTCTTCCCAGCCTACTGGATCCTGGACCAGCTGCTGGGCTTCTGGGCGCGGGCGACGCGCCGGAGTGGCCTGAGGTGGCTGAAAGCAGTGGCGGGCGTCGGTGcgtctctgctgctgctgccgctgctgctgctcgTCGGCCTGCCCCTGGCACTGCCGGGCTTCTTGCTTTGGCTGCTGCTGCAGGTCTGGCGCCGCCCCTTCTGTTACCAGCCCCCTCTGGAGTGCTGGACGCCCCCCACGCCCTGGCGACCCCCAGCTGAGCCCGCGCGCTGCTTCGGCTTCCTCAGCGCCAACCTGTGTCTGCTCCCCGACGGGCTGGCGCGCTTCAGCAACTTGCAGCACAGCCAGCGGCGGGCCGAGGCCTTGGGCGCCGTGCTGCTCGCCGGTCTGCGTTCCTCGCGCTATGGGGCTACTGGCTGCAGCTCGCCAGGGCCAGAGGCGCCGTCTGGGGTGCTGATAGCCGCGGTGCCGGCGGGTCTGGACTTCGTGTGCCTACAGGAGGTGTTCGATCTGCGCGCGGCGCGCAGACTGGTAAACTGCCTGGCGCCCAGTCTGGGCCCGGTGCTGTACGACGTGGGCACGTTCGGCCTGCAGCCCGGGCCGCACCTCAAGCTGCTAGGCAGCGGGCTGCTGCTGGCCTCGCGCTACCCGCTGCTGCGCGCCGCCTTCTGGTGTTTCCCCCATGCGCGTCGCGAGGACGCGCTGGCCTCCAAGGGACTGCTTTCCGCACAG GTACAACTGGGCATCCTAGATGGGCGACGCGTCGTGGGCTTCCTGCATTGCACGCACTTGCATGCGCCGAATG aggaTGGGCCCTTGCGCTGTCAACAGCTCACGCTGCTGCTAGACTGGGCCGAGCAGTTTGAGGCCGAGAGCCGTCAGAGCGACGAAGCCGTGGCCTTCAGCGTGCTGCTGGGGGACCTGAACTTCGACAACTGCTCACCAG ACCATGCGCAGGAGCAGAAGCACCAGCTCTTCAGCCGCTTCCAGGACCCCTGCCGGCTGGGCACGCGCCGGGAGCAGCCCTGGGCCGTGG GAACTATACTGAACGCCTCAACGCTCTGCCACTCGGTGGCCTGCTCCCCGGAGATGCTGAGGAG GGCCCTGGAGCAGAAGGAAGGGCGCCGTCGCTACCTGGCAGGCCCTCCCAGCGGAAGCCACCGGGCTAAGCCCTGGAAGGGACGGCGCGTGGACTACATCACGTATCGGGGAGTGCCCGGAGGCCCTCTGAgccca GGCTCACAGACCACCTGGCCGTGGGACTTCGGCTCCGAGTTGCGATGTCTTCCTAAGGCAGGCACGATCGACAGGTGCGACGCCGGTGGAAAGACAGACAGGACGCAGAGCATGAGCCTGGCTGGTCGCCGCGGGAACAGGGCGACTTAA
- the LOC106841886 gene encoding sphingomyelin phosphodiesterase 5 isoform X9 — MQSPPDWPPKPGALRPSPFPHPVLDILHGLACALLFPAYWILDQLLGFWARATRRSGLRWLKAVAGVGASLLLLPLLLLVGLPLALPGFLLWLLLQVWRRPFCYQPPLECWTPPTPWRPPAEPARCFGFLSANLCLLPDGLARFSNLQHSQRRAEALGAVLLAGLRSSRYGATGCSSPGPEAPSGVLIAAVPAGLDFVCLQEVFDLRAARRLVNCLAPSLGPVLYDVGTFGLQPGPHLKLLGSGLLLASRYPLLRAAFWCFPHARREDALASKGLLSAQVQLGILDGRRVVGFLHCTHLHAPNEDGPLRCQQLTLLLDWAEQFEAESRQSDEAVAFSVLLGDLNFDNCSPDHAQEQKHQLFSRFQDPCRLGTRREQPWAVGTILNASTLCHSVACSPEMLRRALEQKEGRRRYLAGPPSGSHRAKPWKGRRVDYITYRGVPGGPLSPEVEQVTFSTALAGLTDHLAVGLRLRVAMSS; from the exons ATGCAATCCCCGCCCGACTGGCCCCCGAAGCCCGGCGCCCTACGGCCCTCACCCTTCCCGCACCCTGTGCTGGACATCCTCCACGGCCTAGCCTGCGCGCTGCTCTTCCCAGCCTACTGGATCCTGGACCAGCTGCTGGGCTTCTGGGCGCGGGCGACGCGCCGGAGTGGCCTGAGGTGGCTGAAAGCAGTGGCGGGCGTCGGTGcgtctctgctgctgctgccgctgctgctgctcgTCGGCCTGCCCCTGGCACTGCCGGGCTTCTTGCTTTGGCTGCTGCTGCAGGTCTGGCGCCGCCCCTTCTGTTACCAGCCCCCTCTGGAGTGCTGGACGCCCCCCACGCCCTGGCGACCCCCAGCTGAGCCCGCGCGCTGCTTCGGCTTCCTCAGCGCCAACCTGTGTCTGCTCCCCGACGGGCTGGCGCGCTTCAGCAACTTGCAGCACAGCCAGCGGCGGGCCGAGGCCTTGGGCGCCGTGCTGCTCGCCGGTCTGCGTTCCTCGCGCTATGGGGCTACTGGCTGCAGCTCGCCAGGGCCAGAGGCGCCGTCTGGGGTGCTGATAGCCGCGGTGCCGGCGGGTCTGGACTTCGTGTGCCTACAGGAGGTGTTCGATCTGCGCGCGGCGCGCAGACTGGTAAACTGCCTGGCGCCCAGTCTGGGCCCGGTGCTGTACGACGTGGGCACGTTCGGCCTGCAGCCCGGGCCGCACCTCAAGCTGCTAGGCAGCGGGCTGCTGCTGGCCTCGCGCTACCCGCTGCTGCGCGCCGCCTTCTGGTGTTTCCCCCATGCGCGTCGCGAGGACGCGCTGGCCTCCAAGGGACTGCTTTCCGCACAG GTACAACTGGGCATCCTAGATGGGCGACGCGTCGTGGGCTTCCTGCATTGCACGCACTTGCATGCGCCGAATG aggaTGGGCCCTTGCGCTGTCAACAGCTCACGCTGCTGCTAGACTGGGCCGAGCAGTTTGAGGCCGAGAGCCGTCAGAGCGACGAAGCCGTGGCCTTCAGCGTGCTGCTGGGGGACCTGAACTTCGACAACTGCTCACCAG ACCATGCGCAGGAGCAGAAGCACCAGCTCTTCAGCCGCTTCCAGGACCCCTGCCGGCTGGGCACGCGCCGGGAGCAGCCCTGGGCCGTGG GAACTATACTGAACGCCTCAACGCTCTGCCACTCGGTGGCCTGCTCCCCGGAGATGCTGAGGAG GGCCCTGGAGCAGAAGGAAGGGCGCCGTCGCTACCTGGCAGGCCCTCCCAGCGGAAGCCACCGGGCTAAGCCCTGGAAGGGACGGCGCGTGGACTACATCACGTATCGGGGAGTGCCCGGAGGCCCTCTGAgccca GAGGTGGAACAGGTGACATTCAGCACCGCCCTGGCAGGGCTCACAGACCACCTGGCCGTGGGACTTCGGCTCCGAGTTGCGATGTCTTCCTAA
- the LOC106841886 gene encoding sphingomyelin phosphodiesterase 5 isoform X5: MQSPPDWPPKPGALRPSPFPHPVLDILHGLACALLFPAYWILDQLLGFWARATRRSGLRWLKAVAGVGASLLLLPLLLLVGLPLALPGFLLWLLLQVWRRPFCYQPPLECWTPPTPWRPPAEPARCFGFLSANLCLLPDGLARFSNLQHSQRRAEALGAVLLAGLRSSRYGATGCSSPGPEAPSGVLIAAVPAGLDFVCLQEVFDLRAARRLVNCLAPSLGPVLYDVGTFGLQPGPHLKLLGSGLLLASRYPLLRAAFWCFPHARREDALASKGLLSAQVQLGILDGRRVVGFLHCTHLHAPNGEPGSRDPRQVGRKSRLSLRGSGSQPSPAPPLPLSPFVLYPRLREPLGGPGWAHKSGPGGAGGGLRPRIQDAGWHPGLTHPCLTLSPPPEDGPLRCQQLTLLLDWAEQFEAESRQSDEAVAFSVLLGDLNFDNCSPDHAQEQKHQLFSRFQDPCRLGTRREQPWAVGTILNASTLCHSVACSPEMLRSPSSGPWSRRKGAVATWQALPAEATGLSPGRDGAWTTSRIGECPEAL; the protein is encoded by the exons ATGCAATCCCCGCCCGACTGGCCCCCGAAGCCCGGCGCCCTACGGCCCTCACCCTTCCCGCACCCTGTGCTGGACATCCTCCACGGCCTAGCCTGCGCGCTGCTCTTCCCAGCCTACTGGATCCTGGACCAGCTGCTGGGCTTCTGGGCGCGGGCGACGCGCCGGAGTGGCCTGAGGTGGCTGAAAGCAGTGGCGGGCGTCGGTGcgtctctgctgctgctgccgctgctgctgctcgTCGGCCTGCCCCTGGCACTGCCGGGCTTCTTGCTTTGGCTGCTGCTGCAGGTCTGGCGCCGCCCCTTCTGTTACCAGCCCCCTCTGGAGTGCTGGACGCCCCCCACGCCCTGGCGACCCCCAGCTGAGCCCGCGCGCTGCTTCGGCTTCCTCAGCGCCAACCTGTGTCTGCTCCCCGACGGGCTGGCGCGCTTCAGCAACTTGCAGCACAGCCAGCGGCGGGCCGAGGCCTTGGGCGCCGTGCTGCTCGCCGGTCTGCGTTCCTCGCGCTATGGGGCTACTGGCTGCAGCTCGCCAGGGCCAGAGGCGCCGTCTGGGGTGCTGATAGCCGCGGTGCCGGCGGGTCTGGACTTCGTGTGCCTACAGGAGGTGTTCGATCTGCGCGCGGCGCGCAGACTGGTAAACTGCCTGGCGCCCAGTCTGGGCCCGGTGCTGTACGACGTGGGCACGTTCGGCCTGCAGCCCGGGCCGCACCTCAAGCTGCTAGGCAGCGGGCTGCTGCTGGCCTCGCGCTACCCGCTGCTGCGCGCCGCCTTCTGGTGTTTCCCCCATGCGCGTCGCGAGGACGCGCTGGCCTCCAAGGGACTGCTTTCCGCACAG GTACAACTGGGCATCCTAGATGGGCGACGCGTCGTGGGCTTCCTGCATTGCACGCACTTGCATGCGCCGAATGGTGAGCCTGGCAGCCGGGACCCACGGCAGGTGGGCAGGAAGTCCCGCCTCTCTCTCCGCGGCAGCGGTTCCCAACCCTCGCCTGCACCTCCATTGCCCCTCTCCCCGTTTGTTCTGTACCCCAGGCTCCGCGAGCCCCTTGGAGGGCCTGGGTGGGCTCACAAATCAGGaccgggcggggccgggggagggCTGCGGCCACGTATCCAGGATGCGGGCTGGCACCCTGGGCTGACCCATCCTTGCCTCacgctctccccacccccagaggaTGGGCCCTTGCGCTGTCAACAGCTCACGCTGCTGCTAGACTGGGCCGAGCAGTTTGAGGCCGAGAGCCGTCAGAGCGACGAAGCCGTGGCCTTCAGCGTGCTGCTGGGGGACCTGAACTTCGACAACTGCTCACCAG ACCATGCGCAGGAGCAGAAGCACCAGCTCTTCAGCCGCTTCCAGGACCCCTGCCGGCTGGGCACGCGCCGGGAGCAGCCCTGGGCCGTGG GAACTATACTGAACGCCTCAACGCTCTGCCACTCGGTGGCCTGCTCCCCGGAGATGCTGAGGAG CCCCTCCTCAGGGCCCTGGAGCAGAAGGAAGGGCGCCGTCGCTACCTGGCAGGCCCTCCCAGCGGAAGCCACCGGGCTAAGCCCTGGAAGGGACGGCGCGTGGACTACATCACGTATCGGGGAGTGCCCGGAGGCCCTCTGA
- the LOC106841886 gene encoding sphingomyelin phosphodiesterase 5 isoform X4, producing MQSPPDWPPKPGALRPSPFPHPVLDILHGLACALLFPAYWILDQLLGFWARATRRSGLRWLKAVAGVGASLLLLPLLLLVGLPLALPGFLLWLLLQVWRRPFCYQPPLECWTPPTPWRPPAEPARCFGFLSANLCLLPDGLARFSNLQHSQRRAEALGAVLLAGLRSSRYGATGCSSPGPEAPSGVLIAAVPAGLDFVCLQEVFDLRAARRLVNCLAPSLGPVLYDVGTFGLQPGPHLKLLGSGLLLASRYPLLRAAFWCFPHARREDALASKGLLSAQVQLGILDGRRVVGFLHCTHLHAPNGEPGSRDPRQVGRKSRLSLRGSGSQPSPAPPLPLSPFVLYPRLREPLGGPGWAHKSGPGGAGGGLRPRIQDAGWHPGLTHPCLTLSPPPEDGPLRCQQLTLLLDWAEQFEAESRQSDEAVAFSVLLGDLNFDNCSPDHAQEQKHQLFSRFQDPCRLGTRREQPWAVGTILNASTLCHSVACSPEMLRRALEQKEGRRRYLAGPPSGSHRAKPWKGRRVDYITYRGVPGGPLSPEVEQVTFSTALAGLTDHLAVGLRLRVAMSS from the exons ATGCAATCCCCGCCCGACTGGCCCCCGAAGCCCGGCGCCCTACGGCCCTCACCCTTCCCGCACCCTGTGCTGGACATCCTCCACGGCCTAGCCTGCGCGCTGCTCTTCCCAGCCTACTGGATCCTGGACCAGCTGCTGGGCTTCTGGGCGCGGGCGACGCGCCGGAGTGGCCTGAGGTGGCTGAAAGCAGTGGCGGGCGTCGGTGcgtctctgctgctgctgccgctgctgctgctcgTCGGCCTGCCCCTGGCACTGCCGGGCTTCTTGCTTTGGCTGCTGCTGCAGGTCTGGCGCCGCCCCTTCTGTTACCAGCCCCCTCTGGAGTGCTGGACGCCCCCCACGCCCTGGCGACCCCCAGCTGAGCCCGCGCGCTGCTTCGGCTTCCTCAGCGCCAACCTGTGTCTGCTCCCCGACGGGCTGGCGCGCTTCAGCAACTTGCAGCACAGCCAGCGGCGGGCCGAGGCCTTGGGCGCCGTGCTGCTCGCCGGTCTGCGTTCCTCGCGCTATGGGGCTACTGGCTGCAGCTCGCCAGGGCCAGAGGCGCCGTCTGGGGTGCTGATAGCCGCGGTGCCGGCGGGTCTGGACTTCGTGTGCCTACAGGAGGTGTTCGATCTGCGCGCGGCGCGCAGACTGGTAAACTGCCTGGCGCCCAGTCTGGGCCCGGTGCTGTACGACGTGGGCACGTTCGGCCTGCAGCCCGGGCCGCACCTCAAGCTGCTAGGCAGCGGGCTGCTGCTGGCCTCGCGCTACCCGCTGCTGCGCGCCGCCTTCTGGTGTTTCCCCCATGCGCGTCGCGAGGACGCGCTGGCCTCCAAGGGACTGCTTTCCGCACAG GTACAACTGGGCATCCTAGATGGGCGACGCGTCGTGGGCTTCCTGCATTGCACGCACTTGCATGCGCCGAATGGTGAGCCTGGCAGCCGGGACCCACGGCAGGTGGGCAGGAAGTCCCGCCTCTCTCTCCGCGGCAGCGGTTCCCAACCCTCGCCTGCACCTCCATTGCCCCTCTCCCCGTTTGTTCTGTACCCCAGGCTCCGCGAGCCCCTTGGAGGGCCTGGGTGGGCTCACAAATCAGGaccgggcggggccgggggagggCTGCGGCCACGTATCCAGGATGCGGGCTGGCACCCTGGGCTGACCCATCCTTGCCTCacgctctccccacccccagaggaTGGGCCCTTGCGCTGTCAACAGCTCACGCTGCTGCTAGACTGGGCCGAGCAGTTTGAGGCCGAGAGCCGTCAGAGCGACGAAGCCGTGGCCTTCAGCGTGCTGCTGGGGGACCTGAACTTCGACAACTGCTCACCAG ACCATGCGCAGGAGCAGAAGCACCAGCTCTTCAGCCGCTTCCAGGACCCCTGCCGGCTGGGCACGCGCCGGGAGCAGCCCTGGGCCGTGG GAACTATACTGAACGCCTCAACGCTCTGCCACTCGGTGGCCTGCTCCCCGGAGATGCTGAGGAG GGCCCTGGAGCAGAAGGAAGGGCGCCGTCGCTACCTGGCAGGCCCTCCCAGCGGAAGCCACCGGGCTAAGCCCTGGAAGGGACGGCGCGTGGACTACATCACGTATCGGGGAGTGCCCGGAGGCCCTCTGAgccca GAGGTGGAACAGGTGACATTCAGCACCGCCCTGGCAGGGCTCACAGACCACCTGGCCGTGGGACTTCGGCTCCGAGTTGCGATGTCTTCCTAA